From the bacterium genome, the window GCCGGAATCGAACACCCCTACCGGGTTATCCAAACCTGCTCCTGAAGCCTTTGATTTTTTTACGGTAAAACGCTATCGTATCAAAGTCAACCGAGCGCCGGCGGAAAGGGGGGGCCGTGGATCGGACCATCGAATTTTTCACCAGCAAGAGCATCGCGCAGATGGCCGCCGATCCCCGCGTCCTTTTCGTCGTCGCGGCCGTCTTCGTCCTGGCGATCCTGTTCCGCTGGAAATACGTGCTCCTCTTCCTGTTCGCGATCGGCGCGACGATGGTCGTACTTCGGTTCACGAGCGGAGAGGGCTCGTCCGATATCGTCGTCGACCGGAACATGATGCTGTTCATCGGCGGGACGATCGTGATCGCCATCGTCCTCATCTACTTCCTCTTCATCCGGGACTGATCCCACGCGGCGCGTCGGCTTCACCACCTCCATTCCGGTCGAGATCCTCTTCGCGGCGGGGCGCCTTCCCGTCGACCTGAACAACGTGTTCATCGCGTCGGACTCCCCCGCGGAGTTGCTCCGGGCCGCCGAGGCCGACGGGTTCCCGCGAAACAGCTGTGGCTGGATCAAGGGGATCTACGGCGTGGCCCGCCGGAACGATTTCCGCGAGATCGTCGCCGTCACGCAGGGAGATTGCAGCTTCACCCAGGCGCTGATGGAGGTGCTGCGGTACCGGGGGGTGTCCGTGGTCCCGTTCGCCTTCCCGTTCGACCGCGACCCCGACTTCCTCTCGCGGGAACTCACGAAGATGGCCGCGCGTTTCGGAACGACGGTCGCCGAGGCGGAGCGGTGGAAGAAGCGGCTCGACGGCGTCCGCCGCCTCGCCCACGAGATCGATCGCCTGACGTGGGAAGAGGGAAAGGTCACGGGGGAGGAGAACCACCGGTGGCTGGTCGCCTGCTCCGACTTCGACGGCGACCCGGACGATTACGCCCGGCGGGCCGGCGCGTTCCTCGCCGAGGCGTCGGCGCGGCCCGCGCGGAGCGACCTCGTCCCGATCGCCTTCGTCGGCGTGCCTCCGATCGTCTCCGGCCTGCACCGATGCTTCGAGGAGGCGGGCGCCCGTGCCGTGTTGAACGAAGTGCAGCGGCAGTTCGCCATGCCGGGGAGCACGGACTCGCTCGTCGAGCAGTACCTGGCCTACACCTATCCGTACTCCTTCTTCGAGCGGCTTTCGGACATCAAGGCGGAGGCGGCCCGGCGGGAGGTGCGGGGGATCGTCCATTACGTCCAGTCGTTCTGCTTCCGGCAGATCGAGGACATCCTGTTGCGGGAAGAGGTCGGGATGCCGGTCCTCACG encodes:
- a CDS encoding 2-hydroxyacyl-CoA dehydratase, producing the protein MPVEILFAAGRLPVDLNNVFIASDSPAELLRAAEADGFPRNSCGWIKGIYGVARRNDFREIVAVTQGDCSFTQALMEVLRYRGVSVVPFAFPFDRDPDFLSRELTKMAARFGTTVAEAERWKKRLDGVRRLAHEIDRLTWEEGKVTGEENHRWLVACSDFDGDPDDYARRAGAFLAEASARPARSDLVPIAFVGVPPIVSGLHRCFEEAGARAVLNEVQRQFAMPGSTDSLVEQYLAYTYPYSFFERLSDIKAEAARREVRGIVHYVQSFCFRQIEDILLREEVGMPVLTLEGDAPGPVDGRTRIRVQAFVEMLQGR